One Paroedura picta isolate Pp20150507F chromosome 16, Ppicta_v3.0, whole genome shotgun sequence genomic region harbors:
- the LRP10 gene encoding low-density lipoprotein receptor-related protein 10, giving the protein MEAPGGQPHAPAPARPRRGSPALLMPSGAARALVLGLLWGAVPAVESSPSFMGICPGHPDIRREFPGQIRSPSVQGMPYRSCNWVILGGLDDIISIRFQRFRLICGSEVLAIHTPFQPTKKLCGYNIPEPLQMKGGNVTLSYSWKFMVGEGFLLKYEREWTFSKPRITTSCGQGRRCSSTDNGAAPASPASGWGYPIARGTSWPPWLDQPSGGAATESSEFLQRHSSEWKPQPCNASLDNFYGVISSAAFALEARPGAAQCRWSLDAHDSRPLSIRFTHIDLDVRDSLQVFEGAPGSPPQPRLLRNLDYTSNGKVVSVDSPSSRAWVVYQAVPGTLRLGFNATYHVRGYCVPWDFPCGGEDGEGATCYSATERCDGVWDCANGADEDGCNGCPPGQFPCGGRGPSGAACYGPADRCNYQTLCADAADERRCRTCQPGNFRCRDGRCVFESWVCDGQADCADGSDEADCSYILPRKVVTAAVIGSLVCGLLLVIALGCTCRLYALRSHEFGIVAPMSRLEAQMVQRQAPPSYGQLIARGVIPPVDGFPTEHPSQNSVLGNLRSLLHLLRRDPAATAANGGRHPHRSRFLRRFVRRMRRWGLLPRPPPSSSAPTAVTTATTSSSPSAPETPPEPVPGEENTTSAQREEQAPPLPQKVPPTPEPLPEPRAPRPPPTPRLSGMMQTLRVRLFPPAPPYSADAGDTLSVPPSPEEEDDVLLVPLTEPHLQDTDATWDDEPLLT; this is encoded by the exons ATGGAGGCACCAGGCGGCCAGCCCCACGCTCCAGCGCCGGCCCGTCCTCGCCGGGGGTCGCCGGCGCTGCTGATGCCCTCGGGGGCGGCCCGAGCTTTGGTCCTTGGGCTTCTCTGGG GTGCCGTTCCGGCGGTGGAGAGCAGCCCCTCCTTCATGG GTATCTGTCCGGGCCACCCTGACATCCGGAGGGAGTTCCCCGGCCAGATCCGTAGCCCGTCCGTGCAGGGGATGCCGTACCGGAGCTGCAACTGGGTGATTCTCGGTGGCCTTGACGATATCATCTCCATCAG GTTCCAGCGGTTCCGCCTCATCTGTGGCTCGGAAGTTCTGGCCATCCACACGCCCTTCCAGCCGACCAAGAAGCTCTGCGGCTACAATATTCCGGAGCCCCTCCAGATGAAGGGGGGTAACGTGACGCTGAGCTACAGCTGGAAGTTCATGGTGGGAGAAGGGTTTCTGTTGAAATACGAGAGAG AATGGACCTTCTCCAAGCCCAGGATCACCACGTCTTGTGGCCAGGGGCGCAGGTGCTCGAGCACAGACAATGGCGCCGCCCCTGCGAGTCCAGCCAGCGGGTGGGGGTACCCGATCGCCAGAGGGACCAGTTGGCCCCCCTGGCTGGACCAGCCAAGTGGAGGAGCGGCAACGGAGAGCTCTGAGTTTCTGCAAAGACATTCCTCAG AATGGAAACCCCAACCGTGCAACGCCTCCCTGGACAACTTCTACGGGGTGATTTCTTCGGCAGCGTTTGCCCTGGAGGCGCGCCCGGGGGCTGCCCAATGCCGGTGGTCCCTGGATGCCCACGACAGCCGCCCACTGAGCATCCGCTTTACCCACATCGACCTGGACGTCCGGGACTCCCTGCAGGTGTTCGAGGGGGCCCCCGgcagccctccccagccccgGCTCCTGCGCAACCTGGACTACACCAGCAACGGCAAAGTCGTTTCGGTCGACTCCCCCTCCAGTCGGGCGTGGGTTGTGTACCAGGCTGTCCCAGGGACGCTGCGCCTGGGGTTCAACGCCACCTACCACGTGCGCGGTTACTGCGTCCCGTGGGATTTCCCGTGCGGCGGGGAAGACGGCGAAGGCGCCACCTGCTACAGCGCGACAGAGCGCTGCGACGGCGTCTGGGACTGCGCCAACGGCGCTGACGAGGACGGGTGCAACGGCTGCCCGCCGGGACAGTTCCCTTGCGGAGGACGAGGCCCCAGCGGGGCCGCCTGCTACGGCCCCGCCGACCGCTGCAACTACCAGACTTTGTGCGCGGACGCCGCCGACGAACGCCGCTGCCGCACGTGCCAGCCGGGCAACTTCCGGTGCCGGGACGGGCGGTGCGTCTTCGAGAGCTGGGTGTGCGACGGGCAGGCGGACTGCGCAGACGGCTCCGACGAGGCGGACTGCTCCTACATCCTCCCGCGGAAGGTGGTGACGGCCGCCGTGATCGGCAGCCTGGTGTGCGGCCTCCTCCTGGTGATCGCGCTGGGCTGCACCTGCCGCCTGTACGCCCTCCGGAGCCACGAGTTCGG GATCGTTGCCCCCATGTCACGGCTGGAGGCCCAGATGGTCCAGCGGCAGGCCCCTCCTTCCTACGGGCAGCTCATAGCTCGCGGCGTCATCCCCCCAGTCGACGGCTTCCCCACGGAGCATCCCAGCCAG AACTCGGTGCTGGGGAATTTGCGGTCTCTGCTCCATCTGTTGCGCCGTGACCCAGCCGCCACGGCCGCCAACGGGGGCCGCCACCCACACCGCAGTCGTTTCCTGCGCCGCTTCGTGAGGCGCATGCGTCGGTGGGGACTGCTCCCTCGGCCCCCTCCGTCTTCCTCCGCCCCGACCGCCGTAACGACCGCCACgacctcttcttccccttctgctcCCGAGACGCCGCCAGAGCCGGTTCCGGGGGAAGAAAACACGACTTCCGCCCAGCGTGAAGAACAGGCCCCGCCTCTTCCTCAGAAAGTCCCGCCTACTCCCGAGCCTCTGCCGGAGCCCCGGGCCCCGcgccctcctcccaccccacggCTCTCGGGAATGATGCAAACGCTCCGTGTCCGGCTGTTTCCCCCCGCACCTCCGTACTCTGCGGACGCCGGCGATACCCTCAGCGTGCCGCCGTCCCCCGAGGAGGAAGACGACGTGTTACTGGTGCCTCTCACCGAGCCCCACCTCCAGGACACAGACGCAACGTGGGACGACGAACCCCTTCTGACCTGA